DNA from Intestinimonas massiliensis (ex Afouda et al. 2020):
GCCCAGGCCCTGAGAGAGCATGGTGTAAATGGTTTTTCCGGTGGACTGGAGCAGCCGCTCAAAGCAGATCTGAAACATCATGCCCACCGAGGCCACGGCAATGATGGTGAGGTAAGTGTCGCCGTAGGCGATGATCTCGGGCACGTCGGTCTGGAGGGCCATGAAAGTCCGGGAGAAAAAGCCGCCCAGCAGGGCAAAAGCCGCCCAGGAGCAGAAGGCCAGAAAGATGCCGTTGACGGCGGCCTTGTTGGCTGCGTCAAAATTTTTTTCTCCCAGGCTCTTGGACAGCAGGGCGTTGACGCCCACCCCGGTCCCCACGCCCACCGAGATCATCAGGTTCTGGGCGGGAAAGGCCAGGCCCACGGCGGTGAGGGCATATTCGCTGATGTAGGAGACGAACATGCTGTCCACCACGTTGTAGAGGGCCTGCACCAGCATGGAAATCATCATGGGCAGGGACATGGTAATGAGAAGCTGACGCACGGGCATGACGCCCATCTTGTTTTCCGCAGGCTGACGGGGTTCTGTGCTCACGCGCCGAGCCCCCGATCCCGCATCAGATCGGTCAGGAGGCGCACGATGGTCTCCAGACCCAGACCGCTGCTGACGGCCAGATGGTAATTCTGGGCCTTGCCCCACTGTCCGTCGGTAAAGTGCTCGTAGTAGGCGGCCCGGTTCTTGTCCTGCTTGAGAATGTAGAGCCGCAAGTCGGGGGCCTGGACCTTGTACTCCTCCCGGACCCTCCGGATGCGCTCCTCCATGGGGGCGTGGATGAAGAGGTTCAGGGCGTCCACGCCGGACTGGTTGCGCAGCACATAGTCGGCGCAGCGGCCCACGATGATGCAGGGCCCCTCGGCAGCCACCCGTCGGATAACCTCCGACTGGGCAATAAAGACCTGGTCGTTGACGGGCAGGCTCTGGGTGCTCATATAGAGGTTGTAGAGAAAGCTGCTGGTTTTCTGCTGCTCGGTACGACGGATGAAATCGGCGGAGAGCCCGGTTTCCTCGGCGGCCATGTTGATGATGGAACGGTCGAAGAAGGGGATGCCCAGGGCCTCGGCGGCCTTTTGGGCGATGAGACGTCCGCCGGAGCCGTATTCGCGGCCCACGGTGATAACAGTGTGTGCCATACGATTGACCTCCTTGTGGCTTCCTATGGTTCAGTTCGGATGGAAAAAGTATAGCATACGGCGGGATAAAAAGCCACGGTCAGGTTATACAACCTGACCGTGGCTTTTCAGAGGCGAATTGGCCCAAATAGACCGGGTGCTTACTGGGCAATGATGGTCAGCATACCGTCAGCCTCGGTGACGGAGAGGCCCAGCAGGGCGGCCAGCCCTTCGGCGGTGACGCAATGGTAGCCGGGAGATAGGAGGGCGGCGGAGACCTCCACGCTCTGGCCGTCCGCCAAGACGGAGAGGGTAGTTTCGGTGACAGCGGGGATCATGGCGGGATTCTCGATGGGCTCGACGGTATACGCCGCGCCCTTGGTGACCACTACCTGGCCGTTCCACTCCACATTGAAGGCGGCGGCAGTGTCCTTCAGGGCGCAGGCCACATCCCGCAGACGGTAGTAGGTGGCGCCGCCGTCGATCTGATAGGTAAAGGCGGAGCCCACCACCTCGCCGTTGACGCTGACGTTGCCGGCGGGCTTGGCGGAGGCGAGAATGGCGTCATAGTCGTTCAGGTTGTAGCTCTTGTCATAGGGGGCGTCCAAACGGCCGGCGTTCACCAGATCGATGATCTCCTGGCGGCGGGGGTCGTCCACGCTCAGGTCCACGCCCACGATCTTCCAGTTGTTGTCCACAGCGGGGGCCACGGGGGAGTGCTCGGCAAAGTAGGCCACGATCATGTCGCGGATGGAGTTGGAGGACTCCCACTCCTTCTTGCCCTCCACAAGCCCCTGGGACTTGAGGGCGGAGGAGTAGCGGTAGTTGTTCACCGCCAGGGTGAGGGTCTGCTCGTCGGTGAGAGGCTTGCCCTTGAACATCACGTTTTTGATGCGTGCGCCCTTGGGCTGGCTCAGGTCGATCTCATAGTCCACACCGGCGAACATATCGTAGAGGTAGCCGGGGTACTCGGGGTCAAAGCTGATGTTGATGTCGCCGGGGACCCACTGGTTGTAGCACTCGGCGGCCCACTCCATGTAGGCCTTCAGCTCCTTGCCGGTGACGGTGACCCGGTAGAGGGTGTTGTCGAACTTGTAGATGTCAAAGATGTTGCCGTAGTTGATGTCGCCGGCGGGCAGGTCGCTGGTGTCCTTGAACAGAGCGGCGGCGGAGACGTCGGCGCCGGAGTTCTCCAGTTGGATCTGGTTGATGAGGTCCATGACGGCGGTGTCGCGGAGCTTGCCCTCGGGCAGGCCGGCGATCTCGTTTTCAGGCTGGAATTTGGCGGTGGTGGCGCCCAGGGCGGCGCCGCTCTGACCGTCCTCGCCGGAGCCGCCGCCGTTGATGAAGTCGATGGTCTTCTGGTGGGCCTCGGCCACCAGGGCGATGGAGCGGATCTCCTGGCTGGGGGTGACGTCGGCCATGTCCACGATCTCCACGGCGCTGTCAACGATGTTGTTGTCGGCGTCCAGCGTCAGATCGAAGCGGGCGATGTCGCG
Protein-coding regions in this window:
- a CDS encoding bifunctional metallophosphatase/5'-nucleotidase, with amino-acid sequence MKQKRLSQSLLAVLMAVALLVSLIPAALAAEGGKHITILGTSDMHGNIWGYSYEDNKESANNGMARLYTYIQQVRAENPNTILIDAGDDIQGTIMTDDIYNKTPDEAHPVIAAMNYMGYDAMTLGNHEFNWGIPTMQKIVGQAEFPVLAANVKGTDGKLVTGAGWTIVEKDGVKVAVIGVVTPDVPIWDGGKEGIDGCTYEAASAAVKAAIAEIGTQADLIVVSAHMGLYAEFDEENGSDSAQKILDDNPEIDVLQVAHNHVVVNEKQGNLVIGGVRNGGRDIARFDLTLDADNNIVDSAVEIVDMADVTPSQEIRSIALVAEAHQKTIDFINGGGSGEDGQSGAALGATTAKFQPENEIAGLPEGKLRDTAVMDLINQIQLENSGADVSAAALFKDTSDLPAGDINYGNIFDIYKFDNTLYRVTVTGKELKAYMEWAAECYNQWVPGDINISFDPEYPGYLYDMFAGVDYEIDLSQPKGARIKNVMFKGKPLTDEQTLTLAVNNYRYSSALKSQGLVEGKKEWESSNSIRDMIVAYFAEHSPVAPAVDNNWKIVGVDLSVDDPRRQEIIDLVNAGRLDAPYDKSYNLNDYDAILASAKPAGNVSVNGEVVGSAFTYQIDGGATYYRLRDVACALKDTAAAFNVEWNGQVVVTKGAAYTVEPIENPAMIPAVTETTLSVLADGQSVEVSAALLSPGYHCVTAEGLAALLGLSVTEADGMLTIIAQ
- a CDS encoding AAA family ATPase, encoding MAHTVITVGREYGSGGRLIAQKAAEALGIPFFDRSIINMAAEETGLSADFIRRTEQQKTSSFLYNLYMSTQSLPVNDQVFIAQSEVIRRVAAEGPCIIVGRCADYVLRNQSGVDALNLFIHAPMEERIRRVREEYKVQAPDLRLYILKQDKNRAAYYEHFTDGQWGKAQNYHLAVSSGLGLETIVRLLTDLMRDRGLGA